The following coding sequences lie in one Mycobacterium gordonae genomic window:
- a CDS encoding ferritin-like domain-containing protein, with product MTAPDTTRLLAQLRTLLDLTNTEIQIAETRVIQARTEAVRRELTQNAENGRKRAESIQASIRDLGGFPDVIGPFLGRAAAAVKALTEQAEPFDEALLGDLALEDQLLDRARYTKALAIAAKNKNVENLADRLITAHTATVEWLTTVLAEDALGGPAALRRTPVQAAAGTAVKLVNLPVTWSARGIDRAVESLRNAGPAFRELVERGGNASKIAAKAFSASQNAALRAAERVTRNEGADGAADALHEGREAVGVLDASELPIKNYDDLNVSDAVAAIKDLTAPRDVRVMIAYEEAHKDRARIVSAAQTRVAAIAKEAVGIS from the coding sequence ATGACTGCACCAGATACGACCAGACTGCTCGCGCAGCTTCGCACTCTGCTCGATCTGACCAACACCGAAATCCAAATCGCCGAGACTCGGGTGATTCAGGCTCGCACGGAGGCGGTACGCCGCGAGCTCACCCAGAATGCTGAAAATGGCCGCAAGCGAGCAGAATCCATTCAGGCGTCGATCCGGGACCTGGGCGGCTTCCCGGACGTAATCGGCCCGTTCCTGGGTCGTGCGGCCGCTGCCGTCAAGGCGCTGACCGAGCAGGCAGAGCCGTTCGACGAGGCGCTGCTGGGTGACCTCGCGCTCGAAGACCAGCTGCTGGACCGCGCTCGCTACACCAAGGCCCTGGCGATCGCCGCCAAGAACAAGAACGTCGAGAACCTGGCCGACCGTCTGATCACCGCGCACACGGCGACGGTGGAATGGCTGACCACGGTGCTTGCCGAAGACGCGCTCGGCGGTCCGGCGGCGCTGCGTCGCACCCCGGTGCAGGCTGCCGCTGGCACTGCAGTGAAGCTGGTCAACCTGCCGGTCACCTGGTCGGCCCGCGGCATCGACCGCGCCGTCGAGAGCCTGCGCAACGCCGGCCCGGCGTTCCGGGAGTTGGTGGAGCGCGGCGGGAACGCCAGCAAGATCGCTGCCAAGGCCTTCTCCGCGTCGCAGAACGCTGCGCTGCGTGCGGCCGAGCGCGTCACCCGTAACGAGGGCGCAGACGGCGCGGCCGACGCGCTGCACGAGGGTCGTGAGGCGGTGGGCGTCCTGGACGCCAGCGAGTTGCCGATCAAGAACTATGACGACCTGAACGTCAGCGATGCGGTCGCTGCGATCAAGGACCTGACCGCACCTCGCGACGTGCGCGTCATGATCGCCTACGAGGAGGCGCACAAGGATCGGGCGCGCATCGTCTCGGCTGCGCAGACCCGCGTCGCCGCCATCGCGAAGGAAGCCGTCGGCATCAGCTAG
- a CDS encoding FKBP-type peptidyl-prolyl cis-trans isomerase produces the protein MTADKPEIDFPGGEPPTDLVITDVVEGAGAEATSGKTVVVHYVGVAHSTGEEFDASYNRGEPLTFRLGVGQVIQGWDQGVQGMKVGGRRQLLIPAHLAYGDRGAGGVIKPGESLIFVVDLLEVR, from the coding sequence ATGACTGCAGACAAGCCCGAGATCGATTTCCCCGGCGGAGAGCCGCCCACCGACCTGGTCATCACCGACGTCGTCGAGGGCGCCGGCGCGGAGGCCACCTCCGGTAAGACTGTGGTCGTGCACTACGTCGGCGTGGCCCACTCCACCGGCGAGGAGTTCGATGCTTCCTACAACCGCGGTGAGCCGTTGACGTTCCGGCTCGGCGTCGGCCAGGTCATCCAGGGCTGGGACCAGGGTGTGCAGGGCATGAAGGTCGGCGGTCGCCGGCAGCTGCTGATCCCGGCCCACCTCGCGTACGGCGATCGTGGCGCTGGTGGCGTCATCAAGCCCGGCGAATCGCTGATTTTCGTGGTGGATCTGCTCGAAGTCAGATAG
- a CDS encoding phosphatidylethanolamine N-methyltransferase family domain-containing protein translates to MNWYTGNTTYDTVVTMGLVIAALVIIGGLFRQSPYGRFGATARGVNLNPKLGWWLMEIPATVVFAIFFLTGPRRFDVTPLVLAAIWLMHYGNRGWFFPLSIRQVPGKRGSFNIVVLAFGMVITTMHGYLNGAFFSHDYKHQYGADWLTDPRFLVGLVVYLGGFVLLVRSESIVRNLRDKANPGATEYKIPYGGGFRFVTSPAYLGELIAWAGFALLTWSLAGVIIFLITAGNLIPRAFATHKWYREKFSDYPPERKALIPGLI, encoded by the coding sequence ATGAACTGGTACACCGGCAACACCACGTACGACACCGTTGTCACGATGGGTCTGGTCATCGCGGCATTGGTGATCATCGGCGGCCTGTTCCGGCAGAGTCCGTACGGCCGATTCGGCGCTACGGCGCGCGGCGTGAATCTCAATCCCAAGCTCGGCTGGTGGCTGATGGAGATACCCGCAACCGTGGTGTTCGCGATTTTCTTCCTCACCGGGCCGCGCCGATTCGACGTCACGCCGCTGGTACTCGCGGCCATCTGGCTGATGCACTACGGCAACCGGGGTTGGTTCTTCCCGTTGTCGATCAGGCAGGTGCCGGGCAAGCGCGGCAGCTTCAACATCGTCGTGCTCGCCTTCGGCATGGTGATCACCACGATGCACGGCTATCTCAACGGAGCGTTCTTCAGCCACGACTACAAGCATCAGTACGGCGCCGATTGGCTGACCGATCCACGGTTTCTTGTCGGGCTGGTCGTTTACCTCGGCGGATTCGTCCTGCTGGTCCGGTCGGAATCGATCGTGCGCAACCTGCGCGATAAGGCGAACCCGGGCGCAACCGAGTACAAGATCCCGTACGGCGGGGGGTTCCGGTTCGTCACCAGCCCGGCCTACCTGGGCGAGCTGATCGCGTGGGCCGGGTTTGCCCTGCTGACGTGGTCGCTGGCCGGCGTGATCATCTTTCTGATCACGGCAGGCAATCTGATCCCGCGGGCGTTCGCCACACACAAGTGGTACCGGGAGAAGTTTTCTGACTACCCACCCGAGCGAAAAGCGTTGATACCCGGACTGATCTGA
- the istA gene encoding IS21 family transposase — protein MKSDGELMEILNAYDLTGSYRAAAELCGCSHHTVKKAVEDRDAGLPPATRRARMIDDWRDLLETWVADSKGKIRGDKAHDKLVALGYTGTDRTTRRALAEIKAQWRLGNTRVHRPWITEPGLWLQYDFADGPLVAGRKIVLLVAWLAWSRYRVVIALRDRTAPSVFAGLDRIFRVIGGAPTYLLTDNEKTVTTGHIAGVPVRNRAAVTFGRYYGISVLTCEPADPATKGGVENAVKLAKADIVPTQTNLLPQYDSFADVEAACAGFTTEINARVHRITGRRPAEMLTQERPALHAVPDLPHTAALGVTRRVPDNTPMVTFDHCQYSLPAILLGQTVWIRDHDSTDEVVICALDDGGPVEVARHRRATPGSPAINDDHFPEHRDRVPGDYRVRARTVSEQTFLALGPGAAVWLKEAAAVGTERILQKMAHAVELSALAGRADVDWALGHAAVHGRFATGDLDSILASKGMDPTRRGADEDTSLAQGTSGWNLFGRTVIDADEAGIA, from the coding sequence TTGAAGTCTGACGGAGAACTCATGGAAATACTCAATGCCTACGACCTGACCGGCTCCTACCGCGCCGCGGCCGAGCTGTGCGGGTGCTCGCACCACACCGTGAAGAAAGCGGTCGAAGACCGCGACGCCGGCCTGCCGCCGGCCACGCGGCGGGCCCGAATGATCGACGACTGGCGCGACCTGCTGGAAACCTGGGTGGCTGATTCGAAGGGCAAGATCCGCGGCGACAAAGCCCACGACAAGTTGGTGGCGTTGGGCTACACCGGTACCGACCGCACTACCCGCCGCGCGCTGGCGGAGATCAAAGCGCAATGGCGACTGGGCAATACACGCGTGCACCGGCCCTGGATTACCGAACCCGGACTATGGCTACAGTACGACTTCGCCGACGGCCCCCTTGTCGCCGGCCGCAAGATCGTGCTTCTCGTGGCCTGGCTGGCCTGGAGCCGCTATCGGGTGGTGATCGCGTTGCGCGACCGCACTGCGCCCAGTGTGTTCGCCGGCCTGGACCGGATCTTCCGCGTCATCGGCGGTGCTCCGACCTACCTGCTCACCGACAACGAGAAGACCGTCACAACTGGACACATCGCTGGAGTTCCGGTCCGCAACCGCGCCGCGGTCACCTTCGGCCGCTACTACGGCATTTCGGTGCTGACGTGTGAACCCGCCGACCCAGCCACCAAGGGTGGAGTGGAGAACGCGGTGAAACTCGCCAAAGCCGACATCGTCCCTACCCAGACCAACCTGCTGCCGCAGTACGACTCGTTCGCCGACGTCGAAGCCGCATGCGCCGGGTTCACCACCGAGATCAACGCCCGCGTGCACCGAATCACGGGACGCCGGCCGGCCGAGATGCTCACTCAGGAACGCCCGGCCCTGCACGCGGTCCCTGACCTGCCCCACACCGCCGCGTTGGGGGTGACCCGCCGGGTTCCCGACAACACCCCGATGGTCACCTTCGACCACTGCCAATACTCGCTGCCCGCAATCCTTCTGGGCCAGACAGTGTGGATCCGCGACCACGACAGCACCGATGAGGTGGTGATCTGCGCCCTTGATGACGGCGGCCCAGTGGAGGTGGCCCGGCACCGCCGCGCCACCCCCGGTAGCCCCGCCATCAACGATGACCACTTCCCTGAGCATCGGGACAGGGTGCCCGGTGATTACCGGGTGCGGGCCCGCACCGTCAGTGAGCAGACGTTCCTGGCGCTGGGGCCGGGTGCGGCGGTGTGGCTCAAAGAAGCCGCCGCCGTCGGCACCGAACGAATCCTGCAGAAGATGGCCCACGCGGTCGAACTATCCGCGCTGGCCGGCCGCGCCGATGTCGACTGGGCGCTCGGTCATGCCGCCGTGCACGGCCGCTTTGCCACCGGCGACCTCGATTCCATCCTCGCCAGCAAGGGCATGGACCCCACCCGCCGCGGCGCCGACGAAGACACCTCCCTGGCGCAAGGCACCAGCGGGTGGAACTTGTTCGGGCGCACCGTTATCGACGCTGACGAGGCAGGCATCGCGTGA
- a CDS encoding ATP-binding protein — MRGLRLPHARAIAADVLATARAQRWDPTEVIKALLTEEAAGRARSMLAARRKAAGFPTGKTFDVWDPNASSIPLPTQQALQTLEWVRRRENLVVCGPAGTGKTFFLEALGQKVIEAGMPVAWFTLEQIGILVRAHRADDSLGKAVAKIVRAELVVIDDVGLLPVGADAAEGLYRIVEAAYERRSVAISSNLHPSGFDELMPKTLATATVDRLLHHAHLCQTSGDSVRLAQALHGKGVKPLS, encoded by the coding sequence ATGCGTGGGCTGCGGTTGCCGCACGCCCGCGCGATCGCCGCCGACGTGCTGGCCACCGCCCGAGCTCAACGCTGGGACCCCACCGAGGTCATCAAAGCGCTGCTGACCGAGGAAGCCGCCGGCCGGGCCCGATCCATGCTGGCCGCCCGCCGCAAAGCCGCCGGCTTCCCGACCGGAAAGACATTTGACGTGTGGGACCCGAATGCGTCGTCGATCCCGTTACCGACCCAACAGGCGCTGCAGACCCTGGAGTGGGTGCGTCGTAGGGAGAACCTGGTGGTCTGCGGGCCCGCTGGCACCGGCAAGACATTCTTCCTCGAAGCGTTGGGGCAGAAGGTCATCGAGGCCGGGATGCCGGTGGCGTGGTTCACCCTCGAGCAGATCGGGATCCTAGTTCGGGCGCACCGCGCTGACGATTCGTTGGGCAAGGCCGTGGCCAAGATCGTACGTGCCGAGCTCGTGGTGATTGACGACGTTGGACTGTTGCCAGTCGGCGCCGATGCCGCTGAAGGGCTCTACCGCATCGTCGAAGCCGCCTATGAACGGCGCTCGGTGGCGATCTCATCAAACCTGCACCCCAGTGGCTTCGATGAGCTGATGCCCAAGACGTTGGCGACAGCCACCGTGGACCGGCTGCTGCATCACGCGCACCTGTGCCAGACCAGCGGAGACTCCGTGCGGCTGGCCCAAGCCCTGCACGGGAAGGGAGTCAAACCCTTGAGCTAA
- a CDS encoding triacylglycerol lipase LipY — protein sequence MSAAATDLASIGSSIAAASQGAAGATTGVLAAAQDEVSAAIAAFWSVHGQGYQALSAQAAAFQERFAQALTGAAGQYVAAEASNASLSEAFVFTRVTNALLTGISGAPAAAPFAAAQVGIFADIQSLANSLEAAMWPVKSLLALSGFETPLAAANNALWRLLEVPPLAWYIGNGPTPYLTWPLGLSVQYGAYDGMSVVQITPPHPSGEYVVAIHGGGFILPPSIFHWIHYSAMSYQTGATMEVPIYPLVWQGGTAGTVVPTMAGLISSLVTQHGAANVSVTGDSAGGNLALASVQYMVSQGDPVPSRMVLLSPWLDIGSPWRDVWSMQLANMWAGNLAVNNYLVSPLYGSLAGLPPTYVYSGSWDPLAAQASVLQQAALAQGAPLSFVLDNFQVHDWVLFTPWGSLYWPQINQELGIAA from the coding sequence ATGTCCGCGGCGGCGACCGACCTGGCTTCGATTGGCTCGTCGATCGCGGCGGCCAGCCAGGGCGCGGCGGGTGCCACCACAGGGGTACTGGCCGCAGCCCAGGACGAGGTGTCAGCGGCCATCGCGGCTTTCTGGTCCGTCCACGGCCAGGGCTATCAAGCTCTCAGCGCGCAGGCGGCGGCATTTCAAGAGCGGTTTGCGCAGGCGTTGACCGGCGCGGCCGGGCAATATGTCGCCGCTGAGGCTTCCAACGCTTCGCTCTCGGAAGCCTTTGTATTCACCCGGGTGACCAACGCCCTCCTCACCGGTATCTCTGGGGCGCCGGCGGCTGCACCTTTCGCGGCGGCGCAAGTAGGAATCTTCGCCGACATACAGTCACTGGCAAACAGTCTGGAAGCTGCGATGTGGCCGGTGAAATCCCTCCTGGCTTTATCCGGATTCGAAACACCGCTTGCAGCGGCAAATAATGCGCTTTGGCGACTGCTGGAAGTCCCGCCGCTGGCGTGGTACATCGGCAACGGCCCGACACCGTACTTGACCTGGCCGCTGGGACTATCGGTCCAGTACGGGGCTTATGACGGGATGAGCGTTGTACAGATCACCCCGCCTCATCCGAGCGGCGAATACGTAGTTGCGATTCACGGCGGCGGGTTTATCCTTCCGCCCTCGATCTTCCACTGGATCCATTACTCGGCGATGTCCTACCAAACCGGCGCGACGATGGAAGTGCCTATTTACCCGCTGGTATGGCAAGGAGGTACCGCCGGCACGGTCGTACCGACAATGGCCGGCCTCATCTCCTCGCTGGTCACGCAACACGGGGCCGCCAACGTCAGCGTGACCGGCGACTCCGCGGGCGGCAACCTCGCCCTAGCGTCCGTCCAATACATGGTGAGCCAGGGCGACCCCGTACCGTCGCGCATGGTGTTGCTGTCTCCCTGGCTGGACATCGGGTCGCCGTGGCGTGACGTGTGGTCCATGCAGCTCGCCAATATGTGGGCGGGAAATCTGGCCGTGAACAACTATCTGGTGAGTCCCCTATATGGGTCACTCGCCGGACTACCGCCAACGTATGTCTACTCGGGCTCATGGGATCCACTCGCGGCCCAGGCGTCTGTCCTTCAGCAAGCAGCGTTAGCCCAGGGGGCCCCTTTGAGCTTCGTGCTGGACAACTTCCAAGTACACGACTGGGTGCTGTTCACGCCGTGGGGCTCGCTCTACTGGCCGCAGATCAATCAGGAACTCGGTATCGCAGCCTGA
- a CDS encoding DUF1206 domain-containing protein codes for MSRATVSAQGYAGDVRSKVARVGLTGKGALYVLLGFLAIKVAVGDHSAAGASKTGAIQTVAQAPFGKFLLIALTVALIALVVWKFSQAVSGDPIEGSDGSDRAKYAGKGVLYSGAALASLSVLVANWGGDAGTVPSGGGGEGQQHAAGVVMGLPGGRWIVLIVGLAAIGFGGYEIYKHAVNCDFMKRTGALSSDKRKVVEALGRAGYVGSGLVAIGVGFFFVIAGLTFDPQNAKGLSGLLAELAGQSWGQVVLWLIAVGLFAYGLFSFAEARYRPAT; via the coding sequence ATGAGCAGAGCAACTGTCAGTGCACAAGGGTATGCGGGAGACGTCAGATCCAAAGTCGCGCGGGTCGGACTGACGGGAAAGGGAGCGCTGTACGTACTCCTGGGTTTCCTGGCGATCAAGGTCGCGGTGGGTGATCACTCTGCGGCCGGTGCCAGCAAGACCGGGGCGATCCAGACGGTCGCGCAGGCCCCGTTCGGCAAGTTCCTGTTGATCGCCTTGACGGTGGCTTTGATCGCACTGGTGGTGTGGAAATTCAGCCAGGCCGTCTCGGGTGATCCGATCGAAGGGTCTGACGGCAGCGATCGGGCCAAATACGCGGGCAAGGGCGTTCTCTACAGCGGTGCGGCGCTGGCGTCGCTGTCGGTTCTCGTCGCGAACTGGGGCGGCGATGCCGGCACGGTTCCCAGTGGTGGCGGTGGCGAAGGCCAGCAGCATGCCGCCGGGGTGGTCATGGGTCTGCCCGGCGGACGGTGGATCGTGCTGATCGTCGGTCTCGCCGCGATCGGCTTCGGTGGCTACGAAATCTACAAGCACGCCGTCAACTGCGACTTTATGAAGCGCACCGGAGCGCTCAGCAGTGACAAGCGGAAGGTGGTCGAAGCGCTGGGCCGGGCGGGCTACGTGGGTAGTGGCCTGGTGGCCATCGGTGTCGGCTTCTTCTTCGTCATCGCCGGCCTGACCTTCGACCCGCAGAACGCCAAGGGATTGTCCGGGCTATTGGCCGAACTTGCCGGCCAGAGCTGGGGGCAGGTGGTCCTCTGGCTGATCGCCGTCGGCCTGTTCGCCTACGGCTTGTTCTCGTTCGCCGAGGCGCGTTACCGCCCCGCGACCTAG
- a CDS encoding crotonase/enoyl-CoA hydratase family protein — MSEDRVRVRIAENGVATVTMVRADKHNALDQAMFEGMVDAAEQLAGDKSVRAVVLHGEGKSFCSGLDVASFMGGERGTGVLLTRDEGRLANLAQRVSYDWSLVPAPVIAAIHGNCFGGGLQIALGADIRIAAPDAKLSIMEIKWGLVPDMGITQTLPRLLPIDVAKELTFTGRIVTGSEGSELGLITRTAADPLSAALALAGEIASKSPDAVRAAKRLYDETWISNDPASALGLESQLQAGLIGSPNQIAAVVAGMSGERPVFTDPA; from the coding sequence GTGAGCGAAGACAGGGTCCGTGTGCGGATCGCAGAAAACGGCGTGGCGACGGTGACGATGGTGCGCGCCGACAAACACAACGCGCTCGACCAGGCGATGTTCGAAGGCATGGTGGACGCCGCAGAGCAACTGGCAGGTGATAAGTCGGTCCGCGCGGTCGTTCTGCACGGCGAGGGCAAGAGCTTCTGCTCAGGTCTGGACGTGGCAAGTTTCATGGGCGGCGAACGAGGCACGGGCGTTCTGTTGACGCGAGATGAAGGTCGCCTCGCCAACCTCGCGCAGCGCGTGAGTTACGACTGGTCGTTGGTACCGGCACCCGTCATCGCCGCGATCCATGGCAACTGCTTCGGCGGCGGTCTGCAGATCGCGCTCGGCGCAGACATCCGGATCGCCGCGCCGGACGCCAAGCTGAGCATCATGGAGATCAAGTGGGGACTCGTTCCCGACATGGGCATCACCCAGACACTGCCGAGACTTCTACCGATCGACGTCGCGAAAGAGTTGACGTTCACCGGCCGCATCGTTACCGGCAGTGAGGGCTCCGAGCTCGGCTTGATCACCCGCACGGCCGCGGACCCGTTGTCGGCGGCGCTGGCGCTCGCGGGCGAGATCGCGTCAAAGTCACCGGATGCCGTCCGTGCCGCGAAGCGCCTGTACGACGAAACCTGGATCAGCAACGACCCCGCGTCTGCGCTCGGGCTCGAATCACAGCTGCAAGCCGGGCTGATCGGCTCGCCCAACCAGATCGCCGCCGTGGTGGCTGGGATGTCGGGGGAGCGGCCGGTGTTCACCGACCCGGCTTAG
- a CDS encoding universal stress protein produces MWQPPRGAILVCVDGSAAALGAVRWAARDAVLRNAPLTLVHISDAPLPEWFEATAMAGGRQRPELGAIEAATEIADACAANCGPLQIDSKVFNSATIPTLVGLSAEVEMVVVGYRGRGGVSARGLGSVSSALVYSAHCPVAVIHGNQTMIDGAAREPVLVGIDGSPASEAATAIAFAEASRRGVGLLALHVWTDPWVSGSRTSFQDSSWDARPSEEEESLAERLAGWHERYPDVAIHRSIEIGDPARCLIEASRQAQLLVVGSHGCSRFRGTVLGSVGASAVNKAKVPVIVARQS; encoded by the coding sequence ATGTGGCAACCACCACGCGGCGCGATCTTGGTTTGCGTCGATGGCTCAGCAGCGGCACTGGGCGCCGTCCGCTGGGCGGCCCGTGACGCGGTGCTGCGGAACGCACCGCTGACTCTGGTCCATATCTCCGACGCCCCCTTGCCCGAGTGGTTCGAGGCCACCGCGATGGCCGGCGGCAGGCAACGGCCGGAGCTCGGGGCCATCGAAGCGGCGACCGAGATCGCCGATGCGTGCGCTGCCAATTGCGGTCCACTGCAGATCGACAGCAAGGTGTTCAACTCGGCGACTATCCCGACGCTCGTCGGCCTCTCCGCAGAGGTGGAGATGGTCGTGGTCGGCTACCGAGGACGTGGCGGCGTGTCGGCCCGCGGCCTGGGCTCGGTGAGTTCGGCATTGGTCTACAGCGCCCACTGCCCCGTCGCGGTGATCCATGGCAACCAAACCATGATCGACGGTGCCGCGCGGGAGCCGGTGCTGGTGGGCATCGACGGCTCGCCGGCATCGGAAGCTGCAACTGCCATCGCATTTGCCGAAGCCTCCCGACGAGGCGTCGGCCTACTGGCTTTGCACGTCTGGACCGACCCCTGGGTTTCCGGCTCCCGGACGTCGTTTCAGGACTCCTCCTGGGACGCTCGGCCATCCGAGGAGGAGGAAAGCCTCGCCGAACGGCTGGCGGGTTGGCACGAACGCTATCCCGATGTGGCGATCCACCGCTCCATCGAAATCGGCGATCCGGCACGGTGTCTGATCGAGGCGTCCCGACAGGCGCAACTACTTGTGGTCGGCAGCCACGGCTGCAGCCGGTTCCGTGGCACAGTGCTGGGATCGGTCGGGGCCTCGGCGGTCAACAAGGCCAAGGTCCCCGTGATCGTCGCGCGTCAGTCCTGA
- a CDS encoding triacylglycerol lipase LipY produces the protein MSLIVVPEWVTAAAADAADVASAIGAADAAALASTTGLLAAAEDEVSAAIAELFSVHGEGYQALSAQVAQFHSQFVQTLTNASGAYAAAEAASAAPLQTFEETVTLFQREIAQFPNGVAAGFNRIANEIFTAVFGATAAPPIPAGQVGTYTGSPSLITRFEEALLYPVKPLLSLSGLDTYIATPGNPILQLLASDLPPLSWFIGNSPPPFLNLLLGETVAYSTYDSPTGGTMSVVHITPANATGEQVVAIHGGAFIFPPSFLHWIHYSVMAYQTGATIQVPIYPLLQEGGTAGLVVPMMANFVAAQTAQYGTPYVSVIGDSAGGNLALAAVQQMVLDGAQMPSSMVLLSPWLDLSMTNPNIAFVQDPLLPVGLAQQFGRQWAGGLPINDPWVSPIHGSLAGLPPTTVYTGNLDILSPDALVLKANAAIANAPLSFVLANGQIHDWLILTVDGPAYWHQINQELGIAA, from the coding sequence ATGTCGTTGATCGTTGTGCCCGAGTGGGTTACGGCCGCGGCAGCGGATGCGGCCGACGTTGCCTCGGCGATCGGGGCTGCCGACGCGGCCGCGTTAGCTTCGACAACCGGTTTGCTCGCTGCCGCCGAAGACGAGGTATCAGCGGCCATTGCGGAACTGTTCTCCGTTCACGGCGAGGGCTATCAGGCACTGAGCGCCCAGGTCGCACAATTCCACAGCCAGTTCGTGCAGACCCTCACCAATGCCAGCGGCGCGTATGCCGCTGCCGAGGCCGCCAGTGCCGCGCCGCTGCAGACGTTCGAGGAGACCGTCACCCTCTTCCAGCGGGAGATCGCGCAGTTCCCCAACGGCGTTGCCGCCGGCTTCAACCGGATAGCCAACGAGATCTTCACGGCCGTCTTCGGCGCGACAGCCGCTCCGCCCATTCCCGCGGGGCAGGTCGGCACCTACACCGGCTCGCCATCTTTGATCACCAGATTCGAAGAGGCTTTGCTGTACCCGGTCAAGCCGCTGCTGAGTCTGTCGGGGCTGGACACCTATATCGCGACGCCGGGTAACCCCATCCTGCAGCTACTGGCCAGCGACCTGCCACCGTTGTCCTGGTTCATCGGCAATTCCCCGCCGCCGTTTTTGAATTTGCTCCTCGGGGAGACGGTCGCCTACAGCACGTATGACAGTCCCACCGGTGGGACGATGAGCGTCGTGCACATCACGCCGGCCAATGCCACCGGTGAGCAGGTTGTCGCCATCCACGGCGGCGCCTTCATCTTCCCGCCGTCCTTTTTGCACTGGATTCACTATTCGGTGATGGCCTACCAAACCGGCGCGACCATTCAGGTGCCGATCTATCCGTTGCTGCAGGAAGGGGGTACGGCCGGGCTGGTTGTGCCGATGATGGCGAACTTCGTCGCCGCACAAACCGCGCAGTACGGAACGCCGTATGTCAGTGTCATCGGGGACTCCGCCGGCGGCAATCTCGCGCTGGCGGCCGTCCAGCAGATGGTGCTCGACGGTGCGCAGATGCCGTCGTCCATGGTCCTGCTGTCTCCCTGGCTCGACCTGTCCATGACCAACCCGAATATCGCGTTCGTCCAGGATCCGTTGCTGCCCGTCGGGCTGGCGCAGCAGTTCGGCAGACAGTGGGCCGGAGGCCTGCCGATCAACGATCCGTGGGTAAGCCCGATTCACGGATCGCTGGCCGGTCTCCCCCCGACGACGGTCTACACCGGCAATCTGGACATACTCTCTCCGGATGCGCTGGTATTGAAGGCAAATGCCGCGATCGCCAATGCGCCATTGAGCTTCGTGTTGGCCAACGGCCAGATCCACGACTGGCTCATTCTCACCGTCGATGGGCCCGCATATTGGCACCAGATCAACCAGGAACTTGGTATCGCGGCCTGA